In Deltaproteobacteria bacterium, the sequence GACGCCGCACCGGGCTGGGCCCCGTTCGCGCTGGTCACCGCGGTCGCGGCCGGTCGCCGTCGGCGTCGCTCACCATAGCCACGCGGCCCCGCGCACGCCGCTGGCGTCGCCGTGGACCGGCGTGCGAACGGTGACATCGGCGTAGTCGCAGAAGATGTGGGCGCCGATCTGCGCGCGCACGCCCTCGCACAGCCCCGGCAGCTGACCGACGCCGCCGCCGAGCACGATGACGTCGGGGTCGAGCACGTCGACCACGGTCGCGAGCGCGCGCGCGAGTCGATCGAGGTGCCGCTGCAGCGAGGCGATCGCGGGCGCATCGCCGCCCTGCGCCGCGGCCACGATCGCGGGCACGTCGCGCACCGCCGCGCCGCCACTGCGGCGATGATCGGCGAGCAACGCGGGCCCCGACAGCCACGCCTCGATGCAGCCGCGCTTGCCACACCAGCACGCCGGCCCCGGCAGTTCGTCGCCGCGCGCCCACGGCAGCGGGTTGTGGCCCCACTCGCCGGCGATGCCGTGGGCACCCGCGCGCACGCGGCCATCGACGACCACGCCCGCGCCACAGCCGGTGCCGAGGATGACGCCGAACACGATCGCCGCGCCCTGCCCTGCGCCGTCGGTGGCCTCGGAGAGCGCGAAGCAGTTGGCGTCGTTGGCGAGGCGGACCCCGCGGGCGAGCGCCCGCTCGAGATCCTCACGCAGCGGCCGGCCGTTGCAGGCCTGGGTGTTGGCGTTGCGGACCAGGCCGGTGCGCGGCGAGATCGATCCGGGGATGCCGACGCCGACGGTGCCGGTTGCACCGAGCTCGCGCTCCGCGTCGTGCACGAGCGCGGCGATGGTGGCGATGATGGCGTCGTAGTCGTGCGACGGCGTCGCCACGCGGCGTCGCAGTCGCTCGCCGCCCTGGTCGTCGAGCGCGAGGATCTCGGTCTTGGTGCCGCCCAGGTCGATGCCGATGCGCACGAGCGCCCACGAGCATCGCACGGCCCGGGGGCAGCCGCGCCCACGCGTGCGCGCGGCTTGGCTATGCTCGCCCGCACATGAACCGACGCACCGTCGCGCTCACCCTCGCCCTGGTCGCCTGCGGCGGCACCGATGCCAAGCCCGACGCCGCGCCGGCCACCAAGGCCGAGACCAAGGCATCCGCGGCGCCCGAGCTCGGGCCCGACGCGAAGGCAGCCGCGAAGCCCGACGAGCCCGCGCCGACCACCGCCGCGCCACCACCGGCGGCCGAGGTGCGCAGCTGGAGCTTCGAGGACGACGCGGTCGATGCGGTCGCGAAGGGCTTCCGCGTGGTCGCGGCCGGCGAGGTGGTCGATCCACCGGCGACGTGGGCCGTGGTCGAAGACCCCGAGGCCCCGTCGCCGCCGCACGCCTTCGGCGTGACCAAGACCGTCGGCACCAACAAGAGCTACAACCTCGCGCTCGTCGACGGCACCCGCTACGGCGACGTCGAGCTGAACGTGATGCTCGCGGCGCGCAGCGGCAGCAACAACCAAGGCGGCGGCGTCATGTTCCGCGCCAAGGGCGAGGCCGACCACTACATCGCCCGCCACAACCCGGTCGAGAACAACTTCCGCGTCTACGCGCTCATCGGCGGCGCGCGGGTCGACATCGCCGCCGCACCGCTCGAGCTCGACCCCAAGGCCTGGCACGCGCTGCGCGTGACCATGGTCGGCGATCACATCGAGTGCTTCGTCGACGACAAGCTGGTGGTCGCGGCCGACGACAAATCGCTGCCCGAGGCGGGGATGATCGGGCTATGGACCAAGGGCGATGCCGCGACGGTGTTCGACGATCTCACGGTCGCCGCGATCGGGCCGCGGTAGCCGCGCTCAGGTGTGGAAGCGATCGGCGCGGACCGTCGTGTCGACGAAGCGCACGGTGCCGGTCGAGCTGCGCATCGCGAGGGTCTGCAGGTGCAGGCGATCGCCGATGCGGCGCACGCCCTTGAGCAGCGGCCCCGAGGTCACGCCGGTGGCGACGAAGATGACCTCGCCGCGGACCAGGTCGGACATCGCGAACAGGCGATCGGGCTCGCTGACGCCCATCGCGATCGCACGCTGACGCTCGCCCTCGTTGCGGAACTTGAGGCGGCCCTCGAAGAAGCCGCCCATGCAGTGCAGCGCGGCCGCCGAGAGCACGCCCTCGGGCGCGCCACCGGTGCCGCAGACCATGTCGATGCCGCTGTCGGGCAGGCAGGTCGCGACCGCGGGCGCGACGTCGCCGTCGCTGATGAGGTGCACGCGGGCACCGGCGCCGCGCAGCTCCTCCACCAGCTTCACGTGGCGGTCGCGCTCGAGCACCACCACCGTGATCTCGCTGATGCGACGGCCCTTGATCTCGGCCAGCGCGCGCACGTTCTCGGCCGGGGTCTTGCGCAGCGAGACCACGCCGATGCCCTCGGGGCCGCACGCGATCTTCTCCATGTACGTGTCGGGCGCGTTCAGCAGGTGGCCGCGGGCCGCGACCGCCAGCACCGCGAGCGCGCCGGGGCCACCCTCGGCACAGAGGTTGGTGCCCTCGAGCGGATCGACCGCGATGTCGACCTCGGGGTAGTTCTCGTCGGCCGAGCCCACGCGCTCGCCGATGTAGAGCATCGGCGCCTCGTCGCGCTCGCCCTCGCCGATCACGACGGTACCGCTGACCGGCACGCGATCGAAGGCCGCGCGCATGGCCTCGACGGCCTTGGCGTCGGCGCCGTCCTTGTCGCCGCGCCCGATGAGATGCGAGCAGGCGATCGCGGCGGCCTCCGTGACCCGCACGAACTCCAGCACGAGGCGGCGGTCCATCTTGGGCTCGAGTTCATCGTGGTGTTGGGTCATCGGCGGCTACCGTGAATAGCAGGATTCGAGCAGTGCGACCACATCGCGCGGCAGCCGTTCGGGACGGCCGTCTGCGAGCCGAATGCACGCATGCCGCGTCTGCGCCCACAGGAGGTCGATCGGCTGCGCGAGGCCCTCGCGATCGCCGGGCTCGACCGTCACGAGGTAGTCGAAGTGCAGCCGCGCGCGCGTGAGCAGCGACACGGCACAGTGCACGGTCATGCGATCGTCGTAGCGCGCGGGCGCGCGGTAGCGCACCGCGACCTCGGTCAGCGGCAAGCCCAGCCCACGCGGCTCGAAGGTGGGGATCGCCAGCCCGACGCTGCGGCACAGCTCGACCCGCGCGAGCTCGAGGTAGCGCAGGTACGACGCGTGATAGACCACGCCCATCTGATCGGTGTCGGCGAACAGCACCCGCACGTGGGCGCACGGTCGCATGTGCTCGCGCGACAGCTCGGGGAGCAGTGGAGTCGTCATGGCGCGGGGGTTAGCACGGATGCCGCGGGCCCGAGAAGCGGATCACGGCATGTCAGCGGCGCCGATGCGCCAGCCGGCGACGTTCCCGTCGGCGAGGCACACCGCGGGTGCACGCGTGCGGCAGGTCGCGGTCGAAGGATCACACCAGCCGAAGTACATCGGCTCGCCATCGCAGGCGAAGTTGTCGGCAGGGTCGCACGCCGAGCCCGCGGCGAGGGTCACGGCGCACACGCCGACATCGGCGCTACCGAGGCCTTGGCAGTAGACGTTCGGACCGTCGACCGCGATCGAGCCAGCCCCTGCGCGCAGCGCAGCTCGGGGGCGCACTCGTCCACGCGGAACGGCGAGACCGCACTCGCGCCAGTCGGGTCGCAGCTAGCGCCCTCCCGCTTGCGTCCATGCAGCACGGCGCAGTTCCACTCGAGAAACGGCCAGTGCGTAGTCTCGTTGCAATCGCCCAACGCGCCGCTCGCGACCACGCCGTCGAAGCACCTGTGGTCGATCGCAAGTCCGTTCGCCTGCGCCTGCGCGAATGCTCCGCCCAGGGTCTCGCGGCACGCATCGGCGTCGCCGTACCGCAGCTGGCAGCCGCACGCCTCGATCGCCCCGCACATCGCATCGGCCTAGCGCTCGGCCTCGTCGCCATGGTCCGGCCCCCGGGTCGGACCACAAGCGATCACGCAGAGGCAGGTCGTCAGCAGGCAAGAGGCCGACGTCCGAACTCGTCGGTGCGCGCGCGGATGATTCACACGGAGCATTAGGACACCTGATAGTAGCGTGTGAGATTGGAGGCTCCGCGCTTGAGTTGCGACATCCCTGCTGAAGCTGCAGCAGCTGGCATCCTGAGTTCGTCCAGACCGAGGTGCCCGGCTACCGATCGCACGTCGAGGATGTCAATGGCGATGGTCTCGACGACGTCATCTTCGACAACATCGAAGAGCTCGACTTGTTCGTGGCGGAGGGCGACGGGAAGTTCGGGTCATCGATTGTGGTGTAGACATCCGACACCCCGCTGTCGCTGGATGACGACAATGTTTGGGAGTTCGATTTTGCAGACCTGGATGGCGACGCCGCGAAGGAGATCCTCGCGGGGCGGACGGTGAACCTCGATCCGCTGGGCTCGCCGGTGTTCGAGGACTATGTCGCCGAAGGGGTGTTCGCACCGGTGATCGATATCCTGCCGGCGGGGGACATCTCCGGGGATGGCATCGACGACATCGTTCTCAACACGTACCCAGTGACGCAGGTTCTGATCTCTGGGCCAGCCTGACGAGGCCCTCACAGGAGCGGCCTGAACGAGCGCTGCGGTCTGGGCCCCCGCGTGTCCGGGGGGCCCCGGGCGCGCTGTGACACCAACACGGCAACGTGGCGTCCAGCGGCCGCCGGATTGCGCCGAGGCACACACGCATTTCTCCTCGACCTTTTTTCTTTTTTTCGACATCCTGTGTCCTGCGGCTGGCTCGGACGCGGCCGGCGAGAAGGACGCTTGCCCGTGTACCGACCCCACGCGACAACGCCGCTGCTGCTCGGGGCCTTCGCGCTTGCGGTCGCCTGTGGGCCGCGGACGAGCGGTGGCAGCGGCGGCTCGGGCGACGCGAGCGGCGGGACCGCGGATGGGGACGACTCGAGCGAGACGCTGACGGGTGCGACGAGCACGGGAGGCGCGTCGGTCACGGTGGGCTCGAGCGCGGACAGCAGCAGCTCGGGCGGCGCGGGCGGGTGTGTCGACAATGTTGCGAACGAGCCGTGGTGCTATCGGGCGTTCGCGGTCGATGCAGCTCCGGACCGGGGCCTGTTCGGTCGGTTCGGGCCGGGTGGGGAATACCCGGAAACGGGGCCGCTGACCCATTTGACTCGTTACGGAGTTGGCGACACCGGCATTGAAGCGCGGGTGACCACATCCGGTATCCGGCATCCGGCATCCGGCAAGGACCGCGGCGATGCTTGAGTGGGAGCGGCGCTGGTCGAGCCCATTGTCGGTGACCCGCTGGGCGTCGCCGTGGTGGGTCGCGGCAGTGCTCGCCTGTGGGCCGTCGCCGCCGTCGACCTCGACATCCGGGGAGGAGACGGGTTCCACCGCGAGCGCGACGGGCTCCACCTCGAACGCAGCGGCCTCCGGCGACACGTCGAGCGATGCGGACAGCTCGGGCGCGGATGAAGTCTCCAGCACCAGTGAAAGCTCGGGCTGCGTGGACAACATTGCGAACGAGCCGTGGTGCTATCGACGCTTCACGCTCGAAGGCACGGCATTTCCGGGCCCGCACGGACGCTTCGGGCTGGGCGGCGAACCCCGCTTCTTCATCGGCCACAACTTCGAGTCGGCGTCGATGATCGGCTGGGACGGTGCGGGTGTGGTCGTCGAGCCGCAGCCGCAGCTCGACGATCTCGTCGGGGTCCCGGGTTCTAGCTTCCACGCGACGAGCGGGATAGTTCGCGGCCACGACGACGTGTTGTACTTCGGCGACGAGCTCCGGCGCTTCGTCAGCACCCCAAAGGGCCTCACCAACGGTGCGACGACGATGTACTCGTCCGAGCAGGCTCACGCACCCTGGGCGGCAGCCGATGTCGATGGCGACGGCGTCGACGAGGTGATCGTCTCGGAGTCGTTGCTCCAGCCCGAAGGCGGGCGGCCGCGGCTGCGCGTCATGGAATGGACCGACAACGGGTTCGTCTTCGTCGGGGACCCGATCGAGTACAACCTCGAGGCGTGTGGTTTCGGGCTGGCGATCGCGGCCCTCGACGCCGACGGCGATCCCTACGAGGACCTCGTGGTCTCGACCGACTGCCAGCAGTCGGGTCTGGAGGGGCGCCTCTACCTCATCCGCGGCGCGGCGCAGGTCGAACAAATGCAAGTTCAGATCTCCGGCAGGTCGCCACAGACGAAGGATGGCTTCGTGTTCTGGGCCGAGATGATGGTGGCGCGCGACTTCGACGGCGATGCTCTGATCGACCTCGCGCTCATGACCACGCAAGGGCACATGCTGATCATGCGCGGGCTTGGCGGTGAGTCCTGGGCCGAGGCCACGTATGTGTGGGACGCCAACAGCTTCCCAATGGGGCCCGATGGGGTCGACGGCGCCAACGTCTGGGAGTGGACCTTCGCCGACATCGACGGCGACGGCCGAACGGACATCCTCGCGGGTCGCACCGTCATCGTCGATCCAACGGGCGAGCCGAGCTTCGTTGACTACCTGCCGAGCGGAGCGCTCCCGATGATCGTGAAGTTCTCCGCGGTCGGCGACATCTCTGGCGACGGCATCGACGACCTGATGGTGGCGACCGCCGACCAGAGTACCGAGGTGTTGATCTCGGGTCCACCCTGACCCACGACGCGCTGCCCGATGGGCCCTCGAAGAGTTTGTGATTGGCTGCACGGTCCTCGACGCGCCGATCGTCGCGCGCGTTCGTGTGCCGCGCAAACCAGTACCGACCACCACCGATCGCCAAGGAGGCCAGAACCATGTCCGCATCTCGCATTCCCGCTCGAGCGCTCGGCCCGTGCGTGCTGTTCGTCCTGACCAAGACGGCGTGTCATGTCGACGGCGACGCCGTCGCTACGATGATGACGACCGGCGGCACCCTTGGGTTCACGGGTACGTCGACGTGGAGCGGTTCGGACGGTGGCGACATCTCGACGACCACGACCGCGTCGACCGGCACGGCCGACGAGTCGGGGACTTCCGCCGACCCGACGGGCGGCGACCCCGAGGTCTGCGCCGCGATCACACGGGACCCGGGCTGCGGCGAGCCGGGCGCGGCACCGGAGGGCCCGTTCGAGGTGACGCAGGTCAGCTTGCCCGAGACCTTTGATCTCGCGAATGCGTGCCCGTGCTATCTGCGGGACACTCCACCGGACTTCGAGATCTTCGCGCCGGGAGGCTGGCCCACGTCGCCGACGACCGCACCGCTCGCCGTGCTCGCACACGGCAACGGCTTCAACGCCGGGCTCTACTCGAACCTGATCGAGTTGTTGGTGTCCATGGGCTTCGTGGTCCTCAATGTGGACCTTTTGGAACAGCTCGACAGGGACGAGGATGCGACGTGCGCGCTCGAGGCCGTGTGGGCGGCGTTCGGCGATTCCTTGCGCTGCGAAGTCATCCTGGTCGGCCACAGCTCGGGTGCCGGCGACCTGCTGGACTTGGCCGACCGGTCCGGGCAAGAGCCGGAGGCGTCGATCCTGCGTCCGTTCGCCGTGCGGGGATATGTCATGCTCGCGGCGGGCAACCCCAGCGGCATCGCGACCCTCGACCTCACAGCGGCGCCACCCGCCGCCGCGCTGTTCTTCGGCTCGACGACCGATGGGCAAGTCGGTGGGAGGCCAGGCGAACACTTCGACCAACTGGCGCCGGAGGCGGACGCGGCCGGCTATTCGGCACCTCGCGCCGTGGTGTGGGTCGACGGGACGACTCATGACGGCTTCAGCGACCTCGGCGGGACGGGCCGCGCGCTTGCAGCCCTCCAGGGCTACATCCCCGAGTTCATCCGCTCGCAGGTCTTCAATGGGAATGACGATCTGTGGTGGTCGTACGCGACGACGGAGGCCTGGCCGGCCGAGGTGCTCGACGACACGTTGTGGGCCCCGCTCGAGCCGTACAGCCTGCATGCCGATGTCGACTGCAGCATCGTCGGGGCCGGCTGCGATGATACACCCGGCTGCGCCTCGACACCCGGCGGCGTTTGCATCGACGAACCGCGGATCAAGAACATGCTCGCGCCGCCGTCGCAGTATCGTCACCCGGTCGAGTTCTTCGAGCAAATCGACGGCGCCGAGATCGACGACACCCCCGACGACATGACGCTCGATGTCGATGCGGCGGAGGAGATCACATCCGGCCTCGGAATATCGAGGGCGGTGGACTCGCGGATCCTCGGTGTCGAGTACGGCGCTCCCGACCAGGTCGGGGAGCTGCGGATCCCGGTGCCCGCGAACCTCGAACTGGGCGAGATGACGCATCTATCGCTGCGCGCGGGAAACGTCCTCGAACTCGGCGATGTCTGCCACGCGGTGTCGGACGAGCCCGTCCGCTTCGACGTCAGCCTCGCGCGCGGCGGCGGCATCGACCGCAGCGTCGCGCTTTCGACGGGGCGCCTCCCGCAGCAATACCACAACTCCTCTGAGGGCTCGTCATGCCCGTCGGTTCAGGCGATGCAGACAGTGCGGTTCAACCTCGGCGATTGGTGCGAGTTCGGTACAGACGAGATCGACGAGATTATCCTGACCTTC encodes:
- a CDS encoding ROK family protein, producing MRIGIDLGGTKTEILALDDQGGERLRRRVATPSHDYDAIIATIAALVHDAERELGATGTVGVGIPGSISPRTGLVRNANTQACNGRPLREDLERALARGVRLANDANCFALSEATDGAGQGAAIVFGVILGTGCGAGVVVDGRVRAGAHGIAGEWGHNPLPWARGDELPGPACWCGKRGCIEAWLSGPALLADHRRSGGAAVRDVPAIVAAAQGGDAPAIASLQRHLDRLARALATVVDVLDPDVIVLGGGVGQLPGLCEGVRAQIGAHIFCDYADVTVRTPVHGDASGVRGAAWLW
- a CDS encoding DUF1080 domain-containing protein, which produces MNRRTVALTLALVACGGTDAKPDAAPATKAETKASAAPELGPDAKAAAKPDEPAPTTAAPPPAAEVRSWSFEDDAVDAVAKGFRVVAAGEVVDPPATWAVVEDPEAPSPPHAFGVTKTVGTNKSYNLALVDGTRYGDVELNVMLAARSGSNNQGGGVMFRAKGEADHYIARHNPVENNFRVYALIGGARVDIAAAPLELDPKAWHALRVTMVGDHIECFVDDKLVVAADDKSLPEAGMIGLWTKGDAATVFDDLTVAAIGPR
- the glpX gene encoding class II fructose-bisphosphatase, whose amino-acid sequence is MDRRLVLEFVRVTEAAAIACSHLIGRGDKDGADAKAVEAMRAAFDRVPVSGTVVIGEGERDEAPMLYIGERVGSADENYPEVDIAVDPLEGTNLCAEGGPGALAVLAVAARGHLLNAPDTYMEKIACGPEGIGVVSLRKTPAENVRALAEIKGRRISEITVVVLERDRHVKLVEELRGAGARVHLISDGDVAPAVATCLPDSGIDMVCGTGGAPEGVLSAAALHCMGGFFEGRLKFRNEGERQRAIAMGVSEPDRLFAMSDLVRGEVIFVATGVTSGPLLKGVRRIGDRLHLQTLAMRSSTGTVRFVDTTVRADRFHT
- a CDS encoding acyl-CoA thioesterase, which produces MRPCAHVRVLFADTDQMGVVYHASYLRYLELARVELCRSVGLAIPTFEPRGLGLPLTEVAVRYRAPARYDDRMTVHCAVSLLTRARLHFDYLVTVEPGDREGLAQPIDLLWAQTRHACIRLADGRPERLPRDVVALLESCYSR
- a CDS encoding VCBS repeat-containing protein, with the translated sequence MDNIANEPWCYRRFTLEGTAFPGPHGRFGLGGEPRFFIGHNFESASMIGWDGAGVVVEPQPQLDDLVGVPGSSFHATSGIVRGHDDVLYFGDELRRFVSTPKGLTNGATTMYSSEQAHAPWAAADVDGDGVDEVIVSESLLQPEGGRPRLRVMEWTDNGFVFVGDPIEYNLEACGFGLAIAALDADGDPYEDLVVSTDCQQSGLEGRLYLIRGAAQVEQMQVQISGRSPQTKDGFVFWAEMMVARDFDGDALIDLALMTTQGHMLIMRGLGGESWAEATYVWDANSFPMGPDGVDGANVWEWTFADIDGDGRTDILAGRTVIVDPTGEPSFVDYLPSGALPMIVKFSAVGDISGDGIDDLMVATADQSTEVLISGPP